Genomic window (Rossellomorea aquimaris):
TGTCTACAAGGAAGGATTTAGCCGTTCATTATACACTTTTTGTGACAGAAATCATGAAGTATGGTGCAGATGGTCTTAAGCTGTTAGTTGAACGTGGATGGTTGGAGCAGCCACCACAGCAGAAGAGTCGTGAGGACTTGAAGGAATGAAATCGAGATGATGGGGAGGTATGTTGATATGGTTTCGAAGATTCTTTTTATTTTTCTTATTGGAATGATTACGCTGCTGAAGGCTGATTTAATAAAAAATCGGGTTAAAAATGCAGTACGGTATAAGTTCTCCAGTGTGGTATCGGGATTTTATATAGTGCGGTAGTAAGACATATAAAAGATCCAAACCTTCTATTTAGGTTTGGATCTTTTATTTTCTTGTGAGTGAATTTGTTCATAAGTTACACTGTGAATAAGGAAAACGTGCCCAAAGTAAAATCCAAATGGAAAGTGAGAGATAAAATGTCAATTATATATAAATATTTTCAAGGCGAAGAAGATTTAGCTCTTCAATATGATTTCTGGAGAAATATAACATCTACACTTCCCTTTGCCTGGAAACCGACGATGTCCCCATTAATGTTTAAAGATCAAAACGAATTTGACCCGAGATCACGTTGCTTTGCCTATGATGGTGATGATCTTGTTGGATACATGAGCTTTACAGGGAGAGGTGATTTTGTCTCTCTTGGTTACCCGTGGGTCTTATCAGGGTATGAAGGGATTCAGGATGAATTATTTGAGCGGGTGTATGGTTTTGCTGTTAGCGATGAGTACGGAGGGAAGATATTGGCGCAACGTTTTCGTGAACAGTGGGAGAATCAGATTCTTTATTTTGAAAAGCAGGGATTTGAAATCACTAATGAATCCGAATTAATTGGCAGATATCTAACGAATGTAGAAAGCACAGAAGGTATTGAGTTCGCATGGAAGATCTCCAATGAGTTTAGATTTGTAGATTGGCGTTCCATTATTGAGGCAAATGATGAAGTGAATGAAGCCCAAATCAAAATGATGGAAGAATACTATTCATCTGTTGATTTTGACTTTTCCATTAAATTTTTTAGCGAAGAACAAATGATTGGCGTCATGGGAATAACATTACGTGAAGATACAAAATATAGTGAGGTATTGTCATTTGGAATTTTACAAGAATTCAAGATTCATAAGGGGAAAATGATTAATGTGTTAATGAACGAGGCAAGGTCAATGGGAGCAGAAACGATGACATTGCATGCTTCAGATATTCCTGAAATGGCTATCCAAAAGGAATTGGGTTTAAGTGAGCTTACGAAAGATATCATGATGGTAAAGGAAGTATAAGCTCTTGTTACTGGCAGAAGATCATGATGGCAACAATGTGATAAATGTAAGGGATTTCTAGAATTGGCAGGTATTCTTCCATTCATCACAAAATGTTCGGAATTTCTTCTGCTTTTATATGACAAAGCACCTTCGGATAGTATAGAATGAAAGATAATTAAGGTAAGGCTTCAAGAGCTTAGAATGCATCATGCTATTGTATTGAAAATCGATTTTCTCATTAATGAAAGTTAATAGAAGTAAAACGATTCTCGAATAATTGGCCTGATTCATTTCATTCTTTTGGTAGGTTGTGCTGTTTTAAGGAGAGAATTGATGCTAGAATACAATGTTCATCAAGGAGTCGGCAAAGAGTATGTGGTGTTTCTCCATGGGATTGGGGGAAACTCAAGAATTTTCGGCAAACAGCTCGATATATTCAAGAAATCTTATAATGTAATAACGATTCATTTGCCCGGACATGGAGAGTCCCCAAGTATAGAATCATATAATGAAAAATTCACAATTGATTTAAATGTGCGTGAAGTTCTAAAGGTACTTGATCACCTGAAAGTGGAACGGGCTCATTTTATCGGCATTTCCCTTGGCTCGGTTCTAATACATGCTTTGCTTCAAACTGCTCCAAACCGTGTAAAAAGTGCAGTTTTAGGAGGGTGTATTACAAGGTTTAATTTACTATCCAATACACTACTTAAAATTGGTGGTGCAGTAAAAAATATGATTCCATTTATGTGGTTATATAAAATTTTTGCCTATATTATGATGCCTAAAAGCAATCACAGAGTTTCACGAAAATTATTCATCCGCGAAGCAAAGAAAATGAACCGTAATGATTTTCTTGGGTGGTATCGACTTACCCCATATGTGAAATCAACATACACTTCTGTACAAGAAAGGGCTTCTCATATTCCAAAGCTTTACATATCCGGGAAAGAAGATCACCTTTTTGTAAAGTCTCTTGATCAGGATACAAAAGGAGACCCCTCTGCTAAGAAAGTGTTCATTGAAGATTGCGGACATGTTTGTAATGTAGAGAAGCCAAGGGAATTCAATCGACTGGCACTTGATTTTATTTATAAAAACCAGGGTGTACCTTTACGCAAGGTTCAATAATTACTGAAGTATCCCATTTCCTTATCGAGATGGGAGCTTTTTTTGTGAATGCAGGAGATTTGATTCAAATAATATTAATCTGTTCATTTAGGGTTTACATAATAGTATATCAATTATATAGGAAAGGGAGTGGAAATATGGGAGATTCTTTTGATGATAGCTATTTAAATAGTGTTGAACGTGTGAACGAGCTTACGTGCATGAACATTTACCAGTGTGGAAGGGAAGAGTGTTACGACCGCATAACCCGGCTTGTGAAAGAAGTATTCCAGGTGGATGTGTGCCAGATCAACCTATTAACGGATAAAGAACAGTTGTTTAAATCTTCTGTGGGGTTGGCAGGGGAAACGGATGCTGTAAGTCGAACACCGGTACACGAATCATTATGTCAGTATGTAATTGTGGATAAGGATTATTTTGTAGTTGAGGACACTTTAAAGGATGTTGAATCACCAACCTACCATTATGGAGAAAAGTATGGAATACGATTTTATGCCGGTGTCGGGTTAAGAGTGAAATCAGGACACGTGATTGGGACACTCTGCATTGTCGGACACACTCCAAGAACGTTTTCTTGTGATGAATTGGATCTCCTGAGAAGCTTCGGGAAATGGGTAACAACCGAAATAGAGCTTCAAGAAGAAATGACGTTAAAAGAAAGTCGGGAAACCTATTTAAAGAAGTTGTATTCCATTTTCACTTCAACTAAATCATTAGAAGAGAAGCAGCAACAACTGCTTGATACCTTTTCGCGTCTATTAAAAATCCGTTTACTTGGCATGTACTATATGAAGAAAAATCAGCTTCTCCCTATAGCCGGTGAAGGAGACATTTCATCGTTCTTGAATCAGGAACTTCAAAGGGAAATACATACCTATTTAACGGTTTCCAGTCATAAAGGGACCCTTGAGAGTAATGACACACAAGTACATCTTTTGCCAATAGTGGATAATGGGGTATCAAAAGGATGTTTCTTCTTTATTGATGATTCATGTGAAGAAGATTCATTGCTTCACCAACACTTGAAACTGAACGAAGATTTATTAAATTTGGGTACAGAGTGGATGAACGCAGAATATATCCGGATGGAATCACATCTTGAAATTCAGAAGTTACTAAGAACCGATGAGCTTACTCAATTAAAAAATAGAAAAGCGTTAAATGAAGACCTAAAAGACTTGTACAAAAAGACGATGGACTACGCATTGTTGTTCCTGGATATCGATCACTTTAAAGGGATCAATGACACCTATGGTCATTCAGTTGGTGATTATGTGTTAAAGGAGGTAGGTAAACGATTAACCTCATTGAAACAACAATACCCTGTTGCATGCTACCGGATTTCAGGAGATGAATTTGTGCTTTTAATAAAAGATGAAAATGCAAATACGGTTAAAATGTTGGCTGAAACAGTATTAGGGGCTTTTTCGGTACCTGTTATACTTGATGGAGCAATCGAACTGATAGTGGGAGTGAGCATTGGCGTGGGTGTCTCATCTGGTAATGAAATGGATGACTATAAGTCTACGATTCAGCGTGCAGACCGGTATATGTATGTTTCAAAGCGTAGTGGCGGAAATCGAATTACAATGGAATAATATTTAGAGAATGGAGAGATCTCTGTTAAGTAATCTGATGGTTCTTAACAGGGATTTTTTTGTTCCCGGGATAAGGATTTAAAGAGATAGGGAATAGGGAGGGAAGGAATGTTTAGGTTGAGTTAAGGGCAATGATTGGGAGATATCTTTGGGGAGGTCCGTCCCTAAAGTGTATAAGAATGTGTTGAAAAGCTTGTTTTAAGTTGATTATGGTGGAAGAGTGAGGTCCGTCCCTTAAAGGAATTGATGAACCATTAAGAGAATATAGTATAGATGGGTGTTCGAAGGGGAGTTGTGGGTTTGGTGAAAGAGTTTATGAATTTTAGGTATGAGGAGTATCCTTTTGAGTTGTTTTCAGGATCCCATGTGGCAGCAATGATAGTATCGTTCGGATGTATGATCGGTTTGTATGTGCTTGGAAATCGACTAAGCGGCAGTGGTAAGGGTGTGCTGAAATGGCTTCTCGTGGCGCTGCTGGTTTTGAGTGAAGCAATATTTCAGATTTGGTACTTTATCAATGATCAATGGGATGTAGCCATAAATTTGCCGTTTCAATTATGTTCCATCTCATTGTATCTATGCACGATCATGCTTATTACAAAAAACTATAGGATTTTTGAAATCAGTTTTTTTGCCAGTATGACAGGTGCCTTTATTGCCATCGTGACACCTGAGTTGTTTTTTGGTTTTCCCCATTTTCGTTATTTCCAATTTTTCTTAGCACATTTGGCGATTGTATTATCCTGTTTGTACATGGTATGGATTGAAGGCTTCACATTGACATTCCGGTCTATGCTGAGGGCATTCATAGCTTTGAATCTGATTGCTGTCATCGTATTTATGGTGAACAGATTGGTAGGAGCAAATTATATGTTTCTTTCTCATAAACCGTATAATGCAAGCCCCATAGACTATTTAGGCGAGTATCCCTGGTACCTCCTGGCTCTTGAAGGTGTC
Coding sequences:
- a CDS encoding sensor domain-containing diguanylate cyclase, which encodes MGDSFDDSYLNSVERVNELTCMNIYQCGREECYDRITRLVKEVFQVDVCQINLLTDKEQLFKSSVGLAGETDAVSRTPVHESLCQYVIVDKDYFVVEDTLKDVESPTYHYGEKYGIRFYAGVGLRVKSGHVIGTLCIVGHTPRTFSCDELDLLRSFGKWVTTEIELQEEMTLKESRETYLKKLYSIFTSTKSLEEKQQQLLDTFSRLLKIRLLGMYYMKKNQLLPIAGEGDISSFLNQELQREIHTYLTVSSHKGTLESNDTQVHLLPIVDNGVSKGCFFFIDDSCEEDSLLHQHLKLNEDLLNLGTEWMNAEYIRMESHLEIQKLLRTDELTQLKNRKALNEDLKDLYKKTMDYALLFLDIDHFKGINDTYGHSVGDYVLKEVGKRLTSLKQQYPVACYRISGDEFVLLIKDENANTVKMLAETVLGAFSVPVILDGAIELIVGVSIGVGVSSGNEMDDYKSTIQRADRYMYVSKRSGGNRITME
- a CDS encoding TIGR02206 family membrane protein; amino-acid sequence: MNFRYEEYPFELFSGSHVAAMIVSFGCMIGLYVLGNRLSGSGKGVLKWLLVALLVLSEAIFQIWYFINDQWDVAINLPFQLCSISLYLCTIMLITKNYRIFEISFFASMTGAFIAIVTPELFFGFPHFRYFQFFLAHLAIVLSCLYMVWIEGFTLTFRSMLRAFIALNLIAVIVFMVNRLVGANYMFLSHKPYNASPIDYLGEYPWYLLALEGVALILFSLLYLPFYLFRKGRV
- a CDS encoding alpha/beta hydrolase; translation: MLEYNVHQGVGKEYVVFLHGIGGNSRIFGKQLDIFKKSYNVITIHLPGHGESPSIESYNEKFTIDLNVREVLKVLDHLKVERAHFIGISLGSVLIHALLQTAPNRVKSAVLGGCITRFNLLSNTLLKIGGAVKNMIPFMWLYKIFAYIMMPKSNHRVSRKLFIREAKKMNRNDFLGWYRLTPYVKSTYTSVQERASHIPKLYISGKEDHLFVKSLDQDTKGDPSAKKVFIEDCGHVCNVEKPREFNRLALDFIYKNQGVPLRKVQ